The DNA sequence TTGGTCAGAACGATGCGTTGAACGTCTCGATCTCACAACGCGCCGCCCCGCCTTTGCCGATCCTGGCATCCGTGGTGATGAACGGCACGCCTAGGCTTTCAGCAAGCACAACGTACTGGGCGTCATAGGCGGACAGGTTGCTCGACAGGTCCTTGACTCGCTCCCACAGGATCAACGTTTCGTACCGGTCGATCGGCAGATCGCGATACGTCGCCACGGCCTTGCGGAGCTGCTTTTCGCTGAGCTTGGGCTCGCCGCCACGTCGCCCGCGCGCCAGGCCGAGCAACGCCGACATGACCTCGTAATCGAGCAGATGGGGTGCGGCGAGCCGATCCTCCTTCGCGACACGTTGACGCACCCCATGTCCCGTTGGACTCTCGTCCGCCAGGAAGAAGACGAGCGCGGAGCAGTCAATGACGATCAACGGTCCGCCCTTGCGTCGTGGATCGCGGCCAGCACATCCGATGCGCTCAAGCTGGCGCCGGCCTCGGCTTCGGCCCGAGCTGCGACCTCAGCGAGCGTGGGCCTAGAGGCTTCCCCGACGAGCACCTCCAGCGCATACGCCTGGAGCGACTTGCCAGCCCGTGCAGCGCGGGCCTTCAGCGTGGCGAGGGCGTCGTCCGGTACGTCGCGAATGGTCAGAGCAGTCATGCGCTGCATTTTAGCAGCAGCGCATGCATAATGCAGCTGCATCACAGGTCCGCACCGTCGCGGTGGCGCGGGCAGCGGCAGGGCGGGAACTGGCTCGACCGCAAGGGTGCGAGCTTGTCCTTGACCACGACGACCACCTTGGCGACTTCCTGCGTGACGACCGTGCCGTCGGGCGAGACGCGGTAGACGCGCATCGTCATCCGTGGAGGGGTGGGATCGATGTGTGGGAACACGTTGACCTGTCTTTCCGGTCGGCCAATTACGTTGAGTGCACACAGCGTTGCGCTCCGGCACGTAGGCTGGAAAGAGGCGATACGTCCCAGCCAAGATCGCGGGACGAAAGGGGATGGACCGATGACGTTCCAGCCACGCGAACTGTTTCCCGACCGCTCCGCACGCGACCTCTTCGGCGCGGAGATCCGCCGCCACCGCGAGAAGGCGGACATGTCGCTGCGGCGGCTGTCAGAGGTGCTGAACTACAGCAAATCGCACCTGGCCCGGATCGAGGCGGCGGAGTCCCTGCCGTACGACGACCTTCCGGCCAAGCTGGACGCGTGCTTTGGGACGGACGGCATGTTCGCGCGGATCTATGCGCTGGCGAAGAACGAGCCGTATCCGTCGAAGCTGCGCCGTGTGGTGGAAGTTGAGAAGCGCGCGGTCACCATCGAGCAATACACGTGCGCCACCATCCCTGGCCTGCTCCAGACTCCCGAACTCGCAAAGGCGTCGCTGCGCATCGGCAACCGGTTCGCACCCGACGCGGAGATCGAGGCGTGGACGAAGGCCCGCATTGCTCGACAGGCGCGGCTGGCCGGACCACGGCCACCGCACTGTTGGTTCATCGTGGACGAGGCGGCATTGCGCCGCGCGGCGGGCGGACCCGAGGTGATGCGCCGCCAGATGGGGTCCCTCCTTGAGCGCGGGACGCAGCCATACGTAACCATTCAGGTCCTGCCGTTCAGGGCGGGCCAGCACGTGGAGGCGGGCGGTTCCTTGCTGCTCTACACGCTGCCGAACGAACCACTGCTGGCCTACGAAGAAGGCAGCCGCTTCGGCACTTTCGTCGAGGACCCGGACCGAGTCGCGGAGCGTCGGAAGAACTACGATCTGCTCAGGGCCATGGCCCTCTCGCCCCTCGACTCCGAGGCGGTGATCCGAGCCGTGATGAAGGACTGGACCTCATGGGAACCGCCCCAGACCTGAGAACCGCTTCGTGGCACAAGAGCAGCTACAGCAGTAACGGGGGCGGCGAATGCGTGGAGGTCGCCGACAACCTCCCCGGCATCGTCCCCGTCCGCGACTCCAAGAATCCCGACGGGCCCGTCCTCATATTCCCGGACGACTCCTGGAGCACCTTCATAGCGACCCTGAAGAGTCCTCACCGCAGCAGCAGCTGAAGTCCGCCCAGCACCGTGGCCGCGATCACCAGTCGCTCGAAGAGCTTCTGGTTGATCCGGTCCACGCAGGCCTTACCGATGAACGCACCGGGCAGGACGAAGAGCGCCAGCAGCGCGTCCAGCAGCAAGGAGCGGGCGTCGATCAGGCCGAGGCCGACGCTGAAGGGCACCTTGGCCACGTTCACGATCAGGAAGAACCAGGCCGAGGTGCCCAGGAAACCCAGCTTCCGGAAGCCGGCGGAGAGCAGGTAGAGCGACATCACGGGGCCGCCCGCGTTGGCCACCATCGTCGTGAAACCGCCGAGGACACCGTACGAACCGGCCTTGAGCCGTGCGCCCGCCCCGTCCGTGTCCGGGACCGCCGGGACCGCCGGGGTCTCCGCGCGTGCCGCCGTGCGCCGTCGCCACAGCGTGACGCCCGCCATCAGCAGCAGGATCGCCCCGATCGACGTCCGTACCGCCGCATCCCCGGCCCACAGCAGGAACACCGTCCCCACCACGACCCCGGCCGCGACCGCCGGGAACAGCCGCCACAGGGTCCCCCAGTGGGCGTGCCGCCGATAGGTGCTCACGGCGAGCACGTCACCCACGATCAGCAGGGGCAGCAGCACACCGGTCGACTCCCGGGCCGGAAGCACCGCCGCGAAGATCGCGAGGCTGACGGTGTTGGCGCCGCTGACGGCGGTTTTCGAGAAGCCGACGAGTATGGCCGCCGCCGCGAGCGCGGCGAACTCCCAGAGGGTAACGGTGTACATGCCACGGAATGATGGCAGGCCGCCGCGCACCCGCCGCAGCCAGGGATCTCAGCGCACCCAGCCCATGAGCGGCTCGGTGTCGAGCGTGACGCCGACCGGCGCGGGCAGCGTGAGGGGCTTACCGAACGGCACGGTCTTGGTGCACTCGTAGCGGACGCCGTCGGGCTCGCTGAACACGGTGACCTCACCGGCCTCCCGGTCGACCAGCAGGTAGACCGGAATGCCCGTCTCGGCGTAGGCCCGTGGCTTCTCCACCCGATCCCTGCGGTCGGTGTCGGAGTCGTAGGAAGTGACCTCCACGACCATCAGGACGGAGTCGGCATCGGCCCACTCCCCCTGGCCGACGAACGCGTCACTGTGGGCCAGGGTCCCGTCGGGGCGCGCATGGCCATTGCGGTCCGTCTCGACTTTGAGGCCCTGGTCGTGAAGCCACAGTTCGGGATGGGCCTGGATGCAGATCCGCGCCAGCCACTGAATGATCCGCCCGTGATCGCCGTCCGGCACCGGCGTGACCCCGATCTTCCCGTTGATGAACTCCCACCGCACTCCCTCCGCCACGCGGGCCGCCAGCCGCGCGTACTCCTCGAACTCCTCCGGCAGCATCTGCGGACGATCATGGGTCGCGGTCATGACCGAGAGCCTCCTTCGGGTGCGGTGCGCTCTCAGCGTAGTCGTTCTCAGTGGCCACCACCTGTGAGACTGAGGTGCACGCATGGTGACAGGACGAACTTGGGACGGGCTGCCGGAGCTGGTGGACTGGCTCGAGGAGGAGTACGGGCCGATCGCCGAGGACGGAACTCCGCCTCGCGTACGAGACGGTGGAGCTGCCCGCCGACGACGATCAGCGCCTGGTGGTGCACATCCCCGCCGACGACGCCTCGGCCGCCGCCCTGGACCGGCTGACGGGCCGCCGCTCCGGCGCGCTGCGTGCGGTGTCCGGCTGAGGCCCGTCCGCCGGGCAGGTCATTCGTCCAGGTAGTGGAAGCCCGGCTGCGGATGCATCAGGAAGTCGTGGTGCGAGATGTTCCAGGCGTACGCACCGGCCATCGCGAAGGCGACGCGGTCCCCGGCCCGTAGCTCCGTGACCGGGACGCGGCGGGCCAGGACGTCCTTGGGGGTGCACAGCTGGCCGACCAGCGTGACCGGCTCCTCCCGTACGGCCGGGCGCGCCCAGGGCCGGGGCCAGGTGTCCACGGGGAGCACCTGGAAGGGCTGGTCGTGCTGTTTGGTGGCGGGGGTGCGCAGGTGGTGGGTGCCGCCGCGCAGCACCGCGAACGCCTCGCCCCCGCTGTGCTTGAGGTCCAGCACTTCGGTGACGTACCAGCCGCAGTGGACGGTCAGCGCCCGGCCGGGCTCGATCCGCAGGGTGAGGCCCGGGTGGCGCAGGGCGAGGTCCGCCATGCCCCTGCCGTAGGCGGCCCAGTCGAAGCGGCGGTCGGGGTGAGCGTAGTCCACCCCCATCCCGCCGCCGACGTTCACCTCGGTGAGCCCCAGGCCGTGGCGCTCGGACAGCTTCCGCGTCCAGTCGGCGATCACGGCGGCCACCGCGACCTGGGCGGGGGCGTCGAGGCCGCTGGCGAGATGGGCGTGGATGCCGCGCAGGCGGAGGGGGCCCGCGCGGGTGAACAGGGGCAGGCAGCGCTCTACGGCCTCCGGGTCGAGGCCGAAGGGGCTGGGGCGGCCGCCCATGGCGAGTGCCGCGCCGCCCAGCTCGTCACCGGGCACCGGGAGGTTGACGCGCAGCAGGATGTCCACGTCCCCGTCTCCCCCGTCCCCGGCCTCCGCGTTCCCCGCGTTCCCGTCTCCCCCGTCCCCGGGCCCCGCGTTCCCGAGCCCCGCGCCGCCGGGCCCCGCGTTCCCGAGCCCCGCGCCCCTGGCCCTCACGTCCCCGGCTCCCGCGTCCCCGGCCCTCACGTCCTCCGCCGCCCTGGCCAGCAGCCGCAGCTCCTGTTCGCTCTCCACATGGAACCGCTCCACGCCCAGCGTCAGCGCCCGGCGCAGCTCGCCCTCGGTCTTGCCCGGTCCGCCGAAGGCCAGCGGCATCCCGGGCACGGCCGCGCGGACATGCTCCACCTCACCGCCGGAGGCGACCTCGTAGCCGGTGACGTGGGGCGCGAGCGCCCGGAGGACGGGCGGGGCCGGATTGGCCTTCGCGGCGTAGTAGAGCTCCAGGCCCGGCGGCAGCGCGTCGCGTACGGCGCGTGCGTGCGCGCGGAGCGCGGCCAGGTCGTAGACGTAGGCGGGGAGGTCGTCGGCGGTCAGCGCCGTGGCGAGGGTGTGGACGGGGGTGGTGATCAACGGCTGCTCCCGGGGTGGATGGCATGGGCCGCCTCGGCCGCGTGGGTCGTCTCCGACACGTGGGTCGACTCCGACGCATGGGCCGACTCCGACGCATGGGTTGTCTCCGACACGTGCGCCGCCTCGGACAGCAGGGCGGAGGCGAGCGGGCTGGCGATCCGGACATAGCCCGCGTGGCGGTCGGCCTGACGGGCCCAGCGGGTGAGCAGGTTGGCCTTGGCGGGCAGCGGCACACCCGCCACGAGGGCGCGCAGCGCGGGCGGGTGATCGTGGGCCGCGGAGCGCTCGCACAGCACCCGGCGAACCGCCGACCACAGCGCGGGCTCCAGGCGCGGACAGCGGTCGGCGAGGGCGGCCACCATCTCGGCGACGTGGTTGACCAGCAGGCAGTACACCACCCGGTCCCAGCCGCGCTCCCGCTCGTATGTCAGCGGGCGGGCCACGGCCTCGGGCAGCGCCGCGAGCGCGGCGGTGTGCTGCTCGGGCACCAGCTTGGTGCCCTCCAGGTCACGGAAGAGGACCTGCCGGGGGGTGCCGTCGGCGGGGTCCACGCCGATCACGACGTTCTGGAGATGGGGTTCGAGCACCACGCCGTGGTCGAAGTAGGCGGCCAGCACGGGCGGTACGAGAAGGTCCAGATACGCCTGCCACCAGGCGGCGAGCCGGTCGGGACCGGCGTCGGGGAGGAGCCGGGAGAGCTGGGCGCCGCTGGTCGGGTACTCATCGGCGACGGCCGCCGCGAGCACCGCGGTCAGCCCCGGCCGCAGCCGGGCGGCCAGCCCCTCGCGGACGATCACCCCGAAGCCCTCGGTCAGCTGCTGCTCACCGCCGAGGTCAAGGCTCCGGTACGCGGGTTCGCGCAGCAGCTCGCAGCTGGGGAAGCGGGCGGCGAGGTCGGCGGCGACCGGTTCCAGCAGCCGGGTCAGGGCGACGGCGCCGGACAGCTCGTAGTCGGCGTTCTTGCGCAGGCAGTTGGTGATCCGCACGTTCAGGCTGAACTTGAGGAAGTCCCGGCCGTCGTACAGCGTCCGGACCGACGCGGTCGGCGCGAAGTCCCGGCCGCCGGGCCCGAGGTCCAGCACATCGCCACGGCCGATCGCCGCCCGCAGCAGACGGTGCTCGCTCAGCATGGCGTACTGCCAGGGGTGCGCGGGCAGCAGGCGGTAGCCCTCGGGGACCTGGCGCTGCCGGTCCAGCGCGGCGAGGGCACCGGGGCGCGCGGACTCCTCGCGGACGTATGCGTGGCGTACGGCGAGGTGGTGCAGCGGGAAGCGCGCCCCGGCCTCGGGGGCGAACCGCGACCAGGAGTCGGCGCTGCCGGTGCGGGCCTTGGGGGTGGGGTGGAAGCGGTGGCCGAAGAGCAGGGACTGCTCGGAGGCGAGATAGGCGAGATGGGCGCGCTGGGTGTCATGGGCGCTGTCGGCGGCGGGTGGGGTGTTTCGGTCCCGGTTCCGGTCCCGCTCCTCCATCGCCTCCAGGGCCGCCGTCATGCCCGCGTGGCTGGAGGTGACCTGGTCCAGGAACTCGTCGTTGTGCACACCCGTGCGCAGCTGGAGCTCCCGGTGGATGCGCTCGGCGAGTTCGCGCCAGGACATCTCGGTCCAGGTGCCGTCGCGCTGTTCGCTGACCGGCCCGGTGAAGCGGTGCGCCCCGATGAGGGAGGTGCGCCGCAGCCGGACGCGCAGCAGCGCCCCGCAGCGCGGCAGCCTCAGCCGGAGCCACCCGTCGGCCACGGCGGTCTGGTGCTCCGGCCCCGAGACCTCACGGAGCAGACAGTTGAGGAGGGTGTGGGCGGTCACGTGGTCGGCGGAGGCCACGGCCGCGGCGGGCGAGGAGGTCATGGGCATGAGGCGGCTCCAGCGGGGGCGGAGGAGGGTGCGGAGGAGGAGGGTGCGGAGGAGGAGGGTGCGGAGGAGGAGGGTGCGGAGGGAGGTGCGGGGTGGAGGGTGGGAGAGGTACGGGGAAGGTGGGCCGGTCGGGGCGCGCCGGTCATCTGCCGCTTCCCCGCAGCAGATAGTTGGGCCCGGTGACGTAGTGCTTGTTGATGTCCGCGGCGCCCGAGTGATCCTTGGTGAACAGGGTGCCGGCGGTGACCATCGCCTTGACCGGCAGCCGCGCCGCCTCCAGCACCCGCGCCCGCAGCAGGGCGGCGGACGTCCCGGGCCGGGTGGCGGCGAGCCGGTCGACGGCCTCGGTGAGCCGGTCGCGCAGCCGCCGCAACAGGGTGTCGAGCGGGGCCCGGCCGAGGCGGGCGAGTTCGAAGACGAGGGCGGCGGCGCACAGATGGACGGTGATGGTGGTGAACACGTCGGCCACCGGGCCGTCGCCGGGCGTCAGGATTCTGCGGTCGTCGAAGCCGCACAGGTCGGCGGCGGGTCCGCCGCCGATCACGGCGGCGAGCCGTACCGCGTGGACGCGGGGGCCGTCGTGGTCCTTGATGAGCAGCCGCAGCCGGGGCACCGCACACCCCTCCTCGAAGACCAGCGAGGTGTTCTGCTGGTGGGACTCCAGCGCGATGCCATACCCGAAGAGGGTGGTGTGGAAGTCGAACAGCAGCGTGAAGTAGTCGTCGAGCAGGGCGAGGACGTCACCGCCGTAGTGGCGCTCGGCGAGCCCGTCGATGACGAGCATGCCGTCCGGGGCGGGGGCGAGCAGCCCGGCCAGCGGCACGATCGTGGCGTTCTCCAGACCGGGCGGGTAGCGGCG is a window from the Streptomyces luomodiensis genome containing:
- a CDS encoding sulfite exporter TauE/SafE family protein, translated to MYTVTLWEFAALAAAAILVGFSKTAVSGANTVSLAIFAAVLPARESTGVLLPLLIVGDVLAVSTYRRHAHWGTLWRLFPAVAAGVVVGTVFLLWAGDAAVRTSIGAILLLMAGVTLWRRRTAARAETPAVPAVPDTDGAGARLKAGSYGVLGGFTTMVANAGGPVMSLYLLSAGFRKLGFLGTSAWFFLIVNVAKVPFSVGLGLIDARSLLLDALLALFVLPGAFIGKACVDRINQKLFERLVIAATVLGGLQLLLR
- a CDS encoding DUF397 domain-containing protein, coding for MGTAPDLRTASWHKSSYSSNGGGECVEVADNLPGIVPVRDSKNPDGPVLIFPDDSWSTFIATLKSPHRSSS
- a CDS encoding IucA/IucC family protein, encoding MPMTSSPAAAVASADHVTAHTLLNCLLREVSGPEHQTAVADGWLRLRLPRCGALLRVRLRRTSLIGAHRFTGPVSEQRDGTWTEMSWRELAERIHRELQLRTGVHNDEFLDQVTSSHAGMTAALEAMEERDRNRDRNTPPAADSAHDTQRAHLAYLASEQSLLFGHRFHPTPKARTGSADSWSRFAPEAGARFPLHHLAVRHAYVREESARPGALAALDRQRQVPEGYRLLPAHPWQYAMLSEHRLLRAAIGRGDVLDLGPGGRDFAPTASVRTLYDGRDFLKFSLNVRITNCLRKNADYELSGAVALTRLLEPVAADLAARFPSCELLREPAYRSLDLGGEQQLTEGFGVIVREGLAARLRPGLTAVLAAAVADEYPTSGAQLSRLLPDAGPDRLAAWWQAYLDLLVPPVLAAYFDHGVVLEPHLQNVVIGVDPADGTPRQVLFRDLEGTKLVPEQHTAALAALPEAVARPLTYERERGWDRVVYCLLVNHVAEMVAALADRCPRLEPALWSAVRRVLCERSAAHDHPPALRALVAGVPLPAKANLLTRWARQADRHAGYVRIASPLASALLSEAAHVSETTHASESAHASESTHVSETTHAAEAAHAIHPGSSR
- a CDS encoding Uma2 family endonuclease; translated protein: MTATHDRPQMLPEEFEEYARLAARVAEGVRWEFINGKIGVTPVPDGDHGRIIQWLARICIQAHPELWLHDQGLKVETDRNGHARPDGTLAHSDAFVGQGEWADADSVLMVVEVTSYDSDTDRRDRVEKPRAYAETGIPVYLLVDREAGEVTVFSEPDGVRYECTKTVPFGKPLTLPAPVGVTLDTEPLMGWVR
- a CDS encoding FitA-like ribbon-helix-helix domain-containing protein; protein product: MTALTIRDVPDDALATLKARAARAGKSLQAYALEVLVGEASRPTLAEVAARAEAEAGASLSASDVLAAIHDARADR
- a CDS encoding type II toxin-antitoxin system VapC family toxin; this translates as MIVIDCSALVFFLADESPTGHGVRQRVAKEDRLAAPHLLDYEVMSALLGLARGRRGGEPKLSEKQLRKAVATYRDLPIDRYETLILWERVKDLSSNLSAYDAQYVVLAESLGVPFITTDARIGKGGAARCEIETFNASF
- a CDS encoding type III PLP-dependent enzyme, which translates into the protein MITTPVHTLATALTADDLPAYVYDLAALRAHARAVRDALPPGLELYYAAKANPAPPVLRALAPHVTGYEVASGGEVEHVRAAVPGMPLAFGGPGKTEGELRRALTLGVERFHVESEQELRLLARAAEDVRAGDAGAGDVRARGAGLGNAGPGGAGLGNAGPGDGGDGNAGNAEAGDGGDGDVDILLRVNLPVPGDELGGAALAMGGRPSPFGLDPEAVERCLPLFTRAGPLRLRGIHAHLASGLDAPAQVAVAAVIADWTRKLSERHGLGLTEVNVGGGMGVDYAHPDRRFDWAAYGRGMADLALRHPGLTLRIEPGRALTVHCGWYVTEVLDLKHSGGEAFAVLRGGTHHLRTPATKQHDQPFQVLPVDTWPRPWARPAVREEPVTLVGQLCTPKDVLARRVPVTELRAGDRVAFAMAGAYAWNISHHDFLMHPQPGFHYLDE
- a CDS encoding helix-turn-helix domain-containing protein — its product is MTFQPRELFPDRSARDLFGAEIRRHREKADMSLRRLSEVLNYSKSHLARIEAAESLPYDDLPAKLDACFGTDGMFARIYALAKNEPYPSKLRRVVEVEKRAVTIEQYTCATIPGLLQTPELAKASLRIGNRFAPDAEIEAWTKARIARQARLAGPRPPHCWFIVDEAALRRAAGGPEVMRRQMGSLLERGTQPYVTIQVLPFRAGQHVEAGGSLLLYTLPNEPLLAYEEGSRFGTFVEDPDRVAERRKNYDLLRAMALSPLDSEAVIRAVMKDWTSWEPPQT